ACTTTGTCTATTGTCTTAGTGGAGGAAAAGACAATGGGTAAATCATAAGCTAGATCGTAATATACTCACCTGGACTCAGCACCTGTCATTTCCACTCATACACTTCATTGGCCAAGGAAGGTCATATAGGTCATATAGGTCATATAGACCCATCTATCTTCAAAGAGCATCAGGGAAGTGCAACTCTACTGTGATTGTTTGAATATCCAAAGTATCAAATATAAACAGTAGTGTAGCAGGAAAATAAATTGGCAGAAATACTCAACCAGTAGCAATAATTAAGACTACCATAAAGATCTTCTatacacaaagaatgaaaaaatattgttataagaTTTTACAGCACACAACTAAATTCAACCTAATTCATTACTATtatacttctttcttcttcagtattAGTGGACCCACATTATCTCCTGTCAATTCATTGTATTTATTATGTGAACCATCACAGGCAGGAAACGTCTTAGAACGCCAATNcacaaagaatgaaaaaatattgttataagaTTTTACAGCACACAACTAAATTCAACCTAATTCATTACTATTgtacttctttcttcttcagtattAGTGGACCCACATTATCTCCTGTCAATTCATTGTATCTATTATGTGAACCATCACAGGCAGGAAACGTCTTAGAACGCCAATACCTACAGTAAGCTGCTTTAGTGAGACACAGATCTTCAATGTTTATTTCATTCACCACTTTGggattttccttttgtattttaagattaaTCAAGCTAtccttctgttgttttttcttcgGGAGGAATGGACGAATTGCAAGGTAGCCAAGTAGTGCAAGTACACCGAGGAAAGGCAGTGACCAAAGCCATTCTGAAACTGTGAGCCGGGCGAACCCGGTGATGCTCTCGGGGACAGGGAGCCGCTTCAGATACGCCGGGAGCTGCACCTTCACGCCCAGAAGAAGTAAGAAACACTTGGTGAACAGTGTTACTGTCTACCACAGAATGGTGTGCGAAGCTCATATAAACTTCAGGATGAAACATAACACTTGAAGAAGTTTCTTGAAACCTATGTGCACCCCCTAGAATGATTAAATACGAGAATCCTAGAAAATGATGTATGCTTGTCTGAAATgccttattttatcttaaaatatgtgtaaatatatacatttatataaatacaatatatataaaatttatacactatgtataaaatatgtaaatgtatattccTTGCCTTATCTTTTGATGTCAGTCTAAGGGGAGTTTTATGACAGTGGGCTCATTGATTGGATTTTCTTATTGTCTAAGATTCCTAAGTGCCTGGTCCTTGTGAGAATCCGAAGCCACTGGCCAAGCAATCTAAGCAAAAAATCTGTCCAGACGTTTTACAATTCTTTCACTGTTGTCTCTTCCACACAGTATTTGGAAGCAATTTGCAAATGCAAGTATCttgcatttcttaaatatttccaaagtttCTACTTAGCTTTCCAGCATTCACTgtctattttgaaatatttcagacacACAGACAAGAATCCATTCTTGCATATTCACCACCTAATCAGTATAGTTTCACACAGCTCTATTTCTTTTGTAATCATAATCTGCacctttaaataatatttaattgaatCATATAAGTACAAAAGGCACACCCAGATTCAGGAATGATACAACTCAAGTGGCAGTAACAGAAATACAAGGGTGTGCAAGAGAGGACACAGGCCCCTAGCCTCCACCATTCCTGTGCTTCAGATAGTACATTTCAGATAACAGATGGAGAGCACCCGCTGGTGAACTAGTCAAGTGGTTGGTTAAAAGAACTTGTATTAAACTTTGGTGGAAAAGTTAAGGAGCACTCTCCAGGATCCTCACATTGCAATTAATGATCCTAAAGCCCAGAGTCTGTGAACTacctaaattcattcattcattcattcattcattcactcatttatttgttcatttattcaccGGTCCATTCAGAGGCAGTATAAGATAGTGGGCAAGAGCACGGGTTCTGGCACCAAATCATGTAGGTTTGAATTCCACTCTTGCTATGTGCCCCATGGCCAGTTTCCCCGACTGTAAGATGGGAAGATCAGGTCCTACATCATAGGGTCATTGAGAAGATTGAATGAAATAATGGGTGTAAGTTATGTAAATGTTAACTTATGATGAACTCCTTCATTTGATGAATCTTGGCTGAGCAAATACCATGTGCCAAATATTGCCTTCGCTgatagagaaaggaaggagaacaataataaataacatgGTTGCCTCCCTTACGCAGTTTTATAGTCTAATTCGAGAAGCCAGTATTACATGGTAGGCTTCCAAATAATTAGGTACAATTTGCTGACATCCTGTGAAGAAGGAAAGGGTGGTAGGAACGAGCCTTTCCTCCCTATATCCTCAAAGATCAGTAGAGTCTGGCATATAAGACGTGCTCAAGAGAATATGtctagaatgaatgaataaatgaatatatgactTATGCAAAGAATAATACCCATTTTGTGGATTTGTCAGCATTCTGCTTCTTGTTAGAGACTGGGATTCCCAGCAGCGGGAGAGACCAGAGCTGCTTGCTAGGCCGGTCCTttgctccttcttccctcttttacCCATTTAGTAAAACTGAAGTCCTCTGGTTTCTAGTGTTCCTAGTTCACTAAGAGGCCTTCTGTGGGCAGCTCTTCTAAGATGTGACCTTAGATTGCTAGATTCAGAATTCTGACTTCTGTGTGGTGATTATCAACACTTCTCTGTCCATTTAGGAAAAATGCCAATAgaatatcattttacatttgagcCACTATTTTTATATGCTTGGAAGTGAGTTACTTTATCGGTAGAGGTTGAATTTTTTGAACTTTAAGTATCTTTTGACTAGCAAGGGATGTTGCTGTATGCTAAGTCAAATGTTTTATTGCTCCCCAAACCTAGCCTAATAAACCCACCACTTAGCAGATCTCTGAGGCCTTCTCTAACCCGAATGACAAATGCATGCAGGAAAACCCAGGCTCTGGAGACCCCctgggggacaggggcagggatGCACCATCCCGGGGGGCTCGATTTTAGCTGAGGGGTTGCCCCTTGTGAAGATGAAACAGTATGTTTTGAACAGTTTATCTAGACCTTTCTTCAAGGTAAATTTCATGCTTCCCTGACTTCTTAGATAGAAGGTTCTGAAAAGCAGTGTGTCCAGTGTAGCAGAACTGATTACAGCTATAGAAATCTCCCCCATGGCAGTTGTAAAGAAGAGAGCGAGCAGCCCCGAACTGTTTCTGTTCGCTCCTATTTCTCTCACCTGTAATAGTTTCTCAGATGTGTCAGTTGGACACGGCTGACAAGGGCCAAACGTATTTCCACCGCTACGTATATAGTTCCCCCACGGTCTGCTGAGTGTGACAGTTACCCCAAGGTCTGCTCATGGACACCACGGGGCAGAATATTTGCCGTGTTCGGCCCTCGGTTTCCCGTGGGCACCCGCGGAGGTAGGTGTCTGGCACTCCTCAGCTAGTTGGCTGTTGACAATTAACATAGATAGTTAAGCCTTCAGAAGCCCATTTTGCTGGTCTTACAGAGTCCTCTCTCGTCCTCTCAAAGTCTGAACAACATCTCTCCTTCCTGTATTCTTCTCTgtattcttctccctctcttcctctctcttccctcctcctcttctcgttgcctcccttgctccttctccctctcgtgcttttctttggcttctctctctctccttccacccttcatatgcctcttcctcttcctccctctttctgccaCCTTGCCCCCCTCTGCCAAGTCTTTCTCGTCTTTCCCCGTCGGCAGAAAGCTACGTATGGAGCCTGCTGTCTTTGTCTGCAGCTGCCCCACAGACTGAGACACAGAGTTTCCCTGAGGTGTGTCTGAACCTGCCAACTCTTTAAGACTTCAGATCTGGAGAGAGCGAGGCCTATTTGAGGAGAACTGGTAGGAAGAATCACCTCCAAGCCGCCAGTCAACACCCGCGGGTGTGCAGAGGCGCCCTCCGGGAGCGCGCGGCTGATGGCCCCCGGGAGCCCGCCCAGGGCGTACAGCTCGCGGCTAGCATCCCAAACTGCAGGGCAGACGGAAAGACAAGCAGAGAAGCTTGATTGAAACTGAGCAAAGTAAAAACACAATATT
The Ailuropoda melanoleuca isolate Jingjing chromosome 3, ASM200744v2, whole genome shotgun sequence DNA segment above includes these coding regions:
- the LOC117801380 gene encoding CDGSH iron-sulfur domain-containing protein 2, translating into MRAETRRERGTSIASSGRLSRCRESQSLTRSRTLTNEKEMCVLAQRPRIWDASRELYALGGLPGAISRALPEGASAHPRVLTGGLETVTLFTKCFLLLLGVKVQLPAYLKRLPVPESITGFARLTVSEWLWSLPFLGVLALLGYLAIRPFLPKKKQQKDSLINLKIQKENPKVVNEINIEDLCLTKAAYCRYWRSKTFPACDGSHNRYNELTGDNVGPLILKKKEVQ